In Bacteroidia bacterium, one genomic interval encodes:
- a CDS encoding pitrilysin family protein produces the protein MLKKITAFAIALIVCSTAMAQKNLPSNFHMKKLANGLEVLVIEDNSVPLVTIEICVKNGSFTEDSAYNGLSHLYEHMFFKANKAIPSQEKFLERVNELGISFNGTTSDERVNYFFTLSNKLINEGLEFMNNAIRYPLFLEQEMKNENPVVDGEFQRAESNPAFFLFQDFNKQMWGANYVRKNAIGIHDVILSATPEKMNVIKDKYYYPNNSILVIAGDVEHNAVFEKADKMFGDWKPCDFDPFQKWPIPEFTPLVGQSKFLTVDKNAKMPIMLMGFHGPDTRNDVKSTYAADVFSTILGLTSSEFQKTLVDGGYALQAGLGYQTCRYTGPIQLFMVPNPMKIKSFYGKLMEQVNRFDAPDYFTDEQLETAKNKLIMDDIYNKEKTSAYVHTVTFWWASASIDYYTTYNDMIKKVTRKDIADYVDKYIKGKPSVTGLLLNPKMKESLGINSADEILK, from the coding sequence TGCAGTACAGCAATGGCACAAAAAAACCTGCCTTCCAACTTTCATATGAAAAAGTTGGCCAATGGCCTGGAGGTCTTGGTTATTGAAGACAACTCTGTTCCATTAGTTACAATAGAAATTTGTGTAAAGAACGGTTCCTTTACAGAAGATTCTGCCTACAATGGACTGTCGCATCTTTATGAGCACATGTTCTTTAAGGCAAACAAGGCAATTCCATCTCAAGAAAAATTTCTTGAAAGAGTTAATGAGTTGGGAATATCTTTTAACGGAACAACATCTGATGAGCGTGTGAACTACTTTTTCACATTAAGTAACAAACTCATCAATGAAGGTCTTGAGTTTATGAATAACGCCATACGTTATCCACTATTTCTAGAGCAGGAAATGAAAAACGAAAATCCTGTTGTTGATGGTGAATTTCAACGTGCAGAATCGAATCCTGCATTTTTCTTATTTCAGGATTTTAACAAACAAATGTGGGGTGCTAATTATGTACGTAAAAATGCCATCGGTATTCATGATGTAATATTATCAGCCACTCCGGAAAAAATGAATGTAATAAAAGATAAATATTATTATCCAAACAACTCTATTTTAGTTATTGCCGGTGATGTTGAACACAATGCTGTTTTTGAGAAAGCAGATAAAATGTTTGGTGACTGGAAACCTTGCGATTTTGATCCATTTCAAAAATGGCCTATACCTGAGTTTACACCATTAGTTGGACAATCAAAATTTCTTACAGTAGATAAGAACGCAAAAATGCCTATCATGCTTATGGGTTTTCATGGGCCTGATACAAGAAATGATGTGAAGTCAACCTATGCGGCAGATGTGTTTTCTACTATTCTTGGACTGACATCTTCCGAGTTTCAAAAAACATTGGTTGATGGTGGTTATGCACTTCAGGCAGGTTTAGGTTATCAGACTTGTCGCTATACCGGACCCATTCAGTTATTTATGGTTCCTAATCCAATGAAGATAAAATCTTTTTATGGTAAACTCATGGAGCAGGTAAATCGCTTTGATGCACCTGATTATTTTACTGATGAACAGCTAGAGACGGCTAAGAATAAACTCATCATGGATGATATTTATAACAAAGAAAAAACATCGGCATATGTGCATACTGTTACATTTTGGTGGGCATCTGCAAGTATAGACTATTATACTACCTACAATGACATGATTAAAAAAGTTACAAGAAAAGATATTGCTGATTATGTAGATAAATATATCAAAGGAAAACCTTCTGTAACAGGTCTGCTCTTAAATCCTAAAATGAAAGAGTCTCTTGGAATTAATTCTGCTGATGAAATTTTAAAATAA